The Cellulomonas shaoxiangyii sequence CCTGGCGCAGTGCCGCGAGGGCCTTCTCCGACTCCTTCAGCCGCGTCATGAGGGACGAGACGCGGTCGGAGAGCTCGTCGGGGCGGGCGCCGAGCAGGCCCGAGAGCTGGCTGACGAGCGCGCGCTCCTTCGCCTGGTAGCCGTACGCCTGGTCGCCGACGAGCGCGTCGACGCGCCGCACGCCCGAGCCGATCGAGGACTCGCCGAGCAGGGTCACGAGACCGAGCTCGCCCGAGCGGCGCACGTGCGTGCCGGCGCACAGCTCGCGCGACCAGTCACCGCCGATCGAGACGACCCGGACCTCGTTGCCGTACTTCTCGCCGAACAGGGCCATCGCGCCGAGCGCGCGCGCCTCGTCGATCGCCATGGTGCGGTCGGTGACCTCGAGGTCGTCCTGCAGACGCTCGTTCACGCGGCCCTCGATCTGTGCCAGGGACGACCCCGGGACGCTCGCGCCGGAGCGGAAGTCGAACCGCAGCCGGCTCGGCGCGTTCTCCGACCCCGCCTGCGTGGCGGTGTCCCCGAGCTCCTCGCGCAGCGCCTTGTGGACCATGTGCGTCGCGGTGTGCGCGCGGGCGATCGCCCGGCGGCGCGCCGTGTCGATCGCGGCCGTGCCGGCGTCGCCGAGCGTGACCGTGCCGTCGACGAGCCGGCCGTGGTGGACCGACAGGCCCTTGATGGGCGCCTGCACGTCGTCCACCTCGAGCAGGCCGCCGCCGTCGAGCGCGATCGTGCCGGTGTCGGCGAGCTGTCCGCCCGACTCGGCGTAGAACGGGGTCACGTCGAGCACCACCTGGACGTGCGCGGGCGCCGTGGCCGACGGCGCGGGGACGCCGTCGACGAGCAGGCCCACGACCTTCGCGCGCGCGGTCGTGTCCGTGTACCCGACGAACTGCACGGGCGCGCCCGCCTCGCCGGACAGCGCCGCGTGCAGCTGCTGGTACGCGGACGTGTCGGCGTGGCCCGTCTTCTTCGCCAGCGCGTCGGCGCGCGCCCGCTCGCGCTGCGCCTGCATGAGCGAGCGGAACGCGGTCTCGTCGACCGAGACGCCGTGCTCGGACGCCATCTCGAGCGTCAGGTCGATCGGGAACCCGTACGTGTCGTGCAGCGCGAACGCCTGCTCGCCGGTGAGCACCGCCGGGCCGGTGCCCGCCGCGGTGCGGGCGCGGCCGACCGCACCCTCGAAGATCGTCGTCCCGGCCGACAGGGTGCGCAGGAACGCCTCCTCCTCGCCGTAGACGACCTGCGCGATGCGGTCGAAGTCCGTGGCGACCTGGGGGTAGGAGACGGCCATCGCGTCCCGGCTCACCGGGAGCAGGTGCTGCAGGGTCGGCTCCTCGACCCCCAGCAGACGCATCGAGCGGACGGTGCGGCGCAGCAGGCGGCGCAGCACGTACCCGCGGCCCTCGTTCGACGGCGTGACGCCGTCCGCGACGAGCATCAGGCTCGAGCGCACGTGGTCGCCCACGACGCGCAACCGGACGTCGTCCGGCTCGACCGCGCCGTAGCGCCGGCCCGTCAGGTCCTGGGCCCGCTCGATGACGGGGAAGACCTCGTCCGTCTCGTACAGGTTGTTCTTGCCCTGGAGCAGGTACGCGATGCGCTCGAGGCCGGCCCCGGTGTCGATCGCCTTGCGCTCGAGCTCGCCGAGCAGCGGGTAGCTCTTGCCGCGTCCCTCGCCGCGCACGAACTGGTCGAAGACGAGGTTCCAGATCTCCAGGTAGCGGTCGCCACCGGGGTCGACCGTGCCGCCCACCGCCTCGGGCCCGAACTCGGGACCGCGGTCGTAGTGCCACTCCGCGCACGGACCGGCGGGCCCGGGCTGGCCCGTGTCCCAGAAGATCTCCTCGCGCGTGAGCCGCACGATGTGCTTCGGGTCCACCCCGACGCGCACGAGCGCGTCCGCCGACTCGGCGTCCTCGTTCCAGATCGTCACCCAGAGGCGGTCGCCGTCGAGGCCGTAGCCGCCCTGGTCCTGCGGCGTCGTCAGCAGCTCCCACGCGAGCTCGATCGCGCCCTGCTTGAAGTAGTCGCCGAACGAGAAGTTGCCCATCATCTGGAAGAACGTGCCGTGCCGCGTCGTGCGGCCCACGTTCTCGATGTCGTTCGTGCGGATGCACTTCTGCACGCTCGCGACCCGCGGCCACGGCGCGTCCTGCGTGCCGAGGATGTAGGGGATGAACGGCACCATGCCGGCGATCGTGAAGAGGATCGACGGGTCCGGGGAGATGAGCGGCACGGACGGCGCGATGGCGTGGTCCTTGCTCGCGAAGTAGTCGAGCCAGCGCTGGCGGATCTCGGCGGTGCGCATGTCGTCCTCGTCGTGGTCGGCCGACGCCGTGCGGCGGCGGGTCTCGCGGTGGTGCGGGGCCGGCGGCGCGGTCGGGCCGCGGGGCCGGTGGCGCCCGGTCAGAAGAAGGGGGCGCGCTCGTCGTCGTCGGGGTCCTGCGTGGGGGCGTCGTCCCAGCCGCGCTCGCGCAGGTCGCCGGAGAGGCCACCGGCGCGCGGGGCCCCGCCGAACGTCGCGCGGAGCTCGTCCTTGCGCCGGGGGGCGGAGGCGCGCAGGTCGTCGACGTCGACGTCGCCGACGAGCGCCTCGAGCAGCTCCGCCTCGCGTGCCGCCA is a genomic window containing:
- the alaS gene encoding alanine--tRNA ligase encodes the protein MRTAEIRQRWLDYFASKDHAIAPSVPLISPDPSILFTIAGMVPFIPYILGTQDAPWPRVASVQKCIRTNDIENVGRTTRHGTFFQMMGNFSFGDYFKQGAIELAWELLTTPQDQGGYGLDGDRLWVTIWNEDAESADALVRVGVDPKHIVRLTREEIFWDTGQPGPAGPCAEWHYDRGPEFGPEAVGGTVDPGGDRYLEIWNLVFDQFVRGEGRGKSYPLLGELERKAIDTGAGLERIAYLLQGKNNLYETDEVFPVIERAQDLTGRRYGAVEPDDVRLRVVGDHVRSSLMLVADGVTPSNEGRGYVLRRLLRRTVRSMRLLGVEEPTLQHLLPVSRDAMAVSYPQVATDFDRIAQVVYGEEEAFLRTLSAGTTIFEGAVGRARTAAGTGPAVLTGEQAFALHDTYGFPIDLTLEMASEHGVSVDETAFRSLMQAQRERARADALAKKTGHADTSAYQQLHAALSGEAGAPVQFVGYTDTTARAKVVGLLVDGVPAPSATAPAHVQVVLDVTPFYAESGGQLADTGTIALDGGGLLEVDDVQAPIKGLSVHHGRLVDGTVTLGDAGTAAIDTARRRAIARAHTATHMVHKALREELGDTATQAGSENAPSRLRFDFRSGASVPGSSLAQIEGRVNERLQDDLEVTDRTMAIDEARALGAMALFGEKYGNEVRVVSIGGDWSRELCAGTHVRRSGELGLVTLLGESSIGSGVRRVDALVGDQAYGYQAKERALVSQLSGLLGARPDELSDRVSSLMTRLKESEKALAALRQGQLLAAAGSLAAAPQQVGTTLVVTHDAGDVAAPDDLRTLALDVRGRLGEASPSVVAVGGTSKGRPVVVVATNAAAREGGLKAGALVRTATGVLGGGGGGKDDVAQGGGADASRLPAALDAVVAAVRG